The following are encoded together in the Arcticibacterium luteifluviistationis genome:
- a CDS encoding IS91 family transposase, whose product MARPKHEVAEIIHRFRADLEKQYELPVQVKKTLTVLGNCRTLAMGGHVSVCTDCGSESISYNSCRNRHCPKCQTVNKERWILARESELLPVPYYHMVFTLPHCFNELLPKHATEIYNGLLKASWQTIQSFAADCKFLGAKAGMVSILHTWGQQLWLHPHVHCIVPGGGLTKSGKWKAAKYKDKYLFPKRAMSLVFRAKFMELLRQKMEVPQTIAKTAFKQNWVVYAKRPFASPKTVVEYLGRYTHKVAISNHRLQTVDSKQVSFSYKDYRDSSQNKVMKVSGVEFLRRFVQHILPHGFVRIRHYGFLASKNKSKELNRAKTDLNEPKWEKQKYSLEQICEERLGIKANQCPSCHSQTWRVIRTLEPERGPPARVKPNLKRWEKMKW is encoded by the coding sequence ATGGCTCGTCCGAAGCATGAGGTTGCAGAAATTATTCATCGATTTAGGGCAGACTTAGAAAAGCAATACGAACTACCCGTACAAGTAAAGAAAACGCTAACCGTACTTGGGAACTGCCGTACGTTAGCCATGGGTGGTCATGTGAGCGTCTGCACAGATTGTGGCTCAGAAAGTATAAGCTATAACAGCTGTCGCAATCGACATTGTCCTAAGTGCCAAACGGTAAATAAAGAACGATGGATACTGGCTCGTGAGTCTGAACTGCTCCCGGTGCCTTACTACCATATGGTCTTCACACTTCCGCATTGTTTTAATGAGTTGTTACCTAAACATGCTACTGAGATTTATAATGGACTTTTAAAAGCCTCATGGCAGACCATCCAAAGCTTTGCTGCAGATTGCAAGTTTTTGGGAGCAAAAGCAGGCATGGTGAGCATCTTGCACACCTGGGGTCAACAGCTTTGGCTGCATCCTCATGTCCACTGCATAGTGCCAGGTGGCGGACTCACCAAAAGTGGCAAATGGAAAGCAGCCAAGTATAAAGACAAATACCTGTTCCCTAAACGAGCCATGAGTCTTGTTTTTAGGGCAAAGTTTATGGAGCTACTTCGCCAAAAAATGGAAGTTCCGCAAACAATAGCCAAAACCGCCTTTAAACAAAACTGGGTAGTGTATGCCAAGCGGCCTTTTGCTAGCCCTAAAACGGTGGTGGAATATTTGGGAAGATATACTCATAAGGTGGCTATTAGTAATCATAGGCTGCAAACAGTAGACTCAAAGCAAGTTAGCTTTAGCTATAAAGACTACCGAGATAGCTCTCAAAATAAGGTAATGAAAGTCTCTGGCGTGGAGTTTTTGCGTCGATTTGTACAGCACATTTTACCACACGGTTTTGTGCGTATCCGTCACTATGGATTCTTGGCCTCAAAGAATAAGTCGAAAGAATTAAACAGGGCTAAAACGGACTTGAATGAACCTAAGTGGGAGAAGCAAAAGTACAGTTTAGAGCAAATTTGTGAAGAACGTCTAGGAATAAAGGCAAACCAATGTCCATCATGCCATAGTCAGACATGGAGGGTTATAAGGACATTAGAGCCAGAAAGAGGCCCACCAGCCCGAGTAAAACCAAATTTAAAGCGATGGGAAAAGATGAAATGGTAA
- a CDS encoding tyrosine-type recombinase/integrase, giving the protein MTAPKNIKHKAVLLTIYSAGLRISEAINLRIADIHSDEGYIFVKDSKGKKDRKTVLSPRCIKNLF; this is encoded by the coding sequence GTGACCGCACCTAAAAACATAAAGCACAAAGCGGTATTGCTCACCATTTATAGTGCTGGCCTTAGAATTAGCGAGGCTATTAACTTACGAATAGCAGATATCCATAGTGATGAGGGTTACATTTTTGTAAAAGATTCCAAAGGGAAAAAAGATAGAAAAACGGTACTATCACCAAGATGTATTAAGAATTTATTTTAA